In Oncorhynchus nerka isolate Pitt River linkage group LG21, Oner_Uvic_2.0, whole genome shotgun sequence, the following are encoded in one genomic region:
- the LOC115110739 gene encoding zinc phosphodiesterase ELAC protein 2-like, which produces MFSMTKVSLHCKSIAWLFVRHTPTGRLQSFACSEHLFQFLRTMSTNTTDNQHRGSKKPRAPKETLRHVKSREQRKRGVDVHGPATVYAQVVGAGSRDNGASLYVFSEFNRYLFNCGEGTQRLMQEHKLKAARLDNIFLTRMSWENVGGLSGMILTLKDTGVPEVVLSGPPQLEKYVNAIRVFSGPLEEIKLAVRPYTEKQYTDDTMTVSQIPIFAQLREDGPKCSPNSGRSSSSSSPQRRELWRPEDSEDTSTDSRKERATSPGGKAKATRDPSLVVAFICKLHPKKGNFLVAQAKNLGLPVGTAAIGPLIAALKDGKSVTYEGREIHPEEVCTPTDPGPAFIVVECPSEEFVQPICIDQQLSRYQRGGTEDPAALVVHMSPESVLKTNEYKQWMERFPSTTEHLILNEQVCTVHNVRSHKIQTQLNLIHPEIFPELQHYKTKETQAALHVPNVRAECLLKFQLRPKIEWQRDAIPSCDTEEFVKEAAEAPNFLQEVEECKRFRATDAAVLSGRADKYPEVVFLGTGSALPMKIRNVSGNLVNISATQSVLLDCGEGTFGQLCRHYGDSVDETLAKISTVFISHMHADHHTGLLSLLFQRERALATLGKAFSPIYLIAPVQMMTWLNQYHDHCEEILSHVNIVPSKVMCEGAEVSKFKTKAFIQALLKKSDLAKFQTCPVRHCKNAFACSITHQSGWQLVFSGDTMPCDALAHMGKNATLLIHEATLEDGLEDEAVEKRHSTTSQAIGIGMKMNAEFIMLNHFSQRYAKIPLFSEDFNERVGISFDHMRIRFGDFRILPRLIPPLKALFAEEIGEMEERRGRRELKQMKGVIAESNEEQRTPNEGETGKGAKREPEEPTQDVGSKRLKTN; this is translated from the exons ATGTTTAGTATGACTAAAGTGTCTCTACACTGTAAATCTATTGCATGGCTATTTGTGAGACACACACCTACGGGTCGCCTACAAAGCTTCGCATGCAGTGAACATCTTTTTCAGTTTCTGCGGACAATGTCTACGAACACAACAGACAACCAACATCGGGGATCAAAGAAACCCAGAGCACCCAAAGAAACATTGCGACATGTGAAGTCTAGAGAACAGAGGAAACGTGGAGTGGATGTGCATGGACCAGCCACTGTCTACGCGCAGGTCGTCGGGGCAGGGAGCCGAGATAATGGCGCATCACTTTATGTCTTCTCTGAGTTCAATAG GTACCTATTCAACTGTGGTGAGGGAACACAGAGGCTGATGCAAGAGCACAA GTTAAAAGCTGCTCGCTTGGACAATATTTTCCTCACTAGAATGAGCTGGGAGAATGTTGGTGGTCTATCAG GGATGATATTGACACTGAAAGACACTGGTGTCCCTGAGGTTGTTCTCTCTGGACCACCACAACTG GAGAAATATGTGAATGCCATCAGAGTATTTTCTGGACCACTGGAAGAAATCAAGCTAGCTGTTCGACCTTACACCGAGAAACAATACACAGACGACACGATGACAGTTAGTCAAATACCAATATTTG CCCAGCTCAGAGAGGATGGGCCAAAGTGCTCCCCTAACTCAGGGAGGAGCAGCTCCTCCAGTAGTCCCCAGAGGAGGGAGCTGTGGAGGCCGGAAGACTCTGAGGACACCAGCACAGACAGCAGGAAGGAGAGAGCAACCAGCCCAG GTGGAAAAGCAAAAGCAACAAGGGATCCTTCTTTAGTTGTGGCATTCATTTGTAAG CTTCATCCTAAGAAGGGGAACTTCTTGGTTGCTCAAGCAAAAAACCTTGGGTTACCTGT AGGCACTGCAGCTATTGGTCCTCTCATTGCAGCTCTGAAGGATGGGAAAAGTGTTACCTACGAAGGAAGAGAG ATCCATCCTGAGGAGGTGTGCACTCCCACTGATCCAGGACCAGCCTTCATTGTTGTGGAGTGTCCCTCTGAGGAGTTTGTTCAACCAATCTGCATCGATCAGCAGCTGAGCAG ATACCAACGTGGAGGAACAGAGGACCCTGCTGCCTTAGTAGTCCATATGAGCCCAGAGTCTGTGCTGAAAACGAATGAATACAAGCAATGGATGGAAAG GTTTCCATCTACCACGGAGCACCTGATCCTGAATGAGCAAGTTTGCACTGTTCACAACGTCAGGAGCCACAAGATTCAAACTCAGCTCAATCTGATTCATCCAGAGATATTTCCAGAGCTCCAGCACTATAAAACAAAG GAGACCCAGGCTGCCCTGCATGTCCCCAATGTCAGAGCCGAGTGTCTTCTGAAGTTCCAGCTCAGACCCAAGATTGAATGGCAAAG AGACGCCATCCCCTCTTGTGACACTGAAGAGTTTGTGAAAGAGGCTGCGGAGGCCCCTAACTTCCTCCAAGAAGTGGAGGAGTGCAAGCGGTTCCGTGCGACTGATGCTGCAGTGCTGTCTG GGCGGGCAGACAAATACCCAGAGGTGGTCTTTTTAGGAACTGGATCGGCTCTTCCTATGAAGATCAGGAATGTTAGTGGTAACTTGGTCAACATCAG TGCCACTCAGTCAGTGCTGCTGGACTGCGGAGAGGGCACCTTTGGCCAGCTGTGCCGACACTATGGAGACAGTGTGGATGAGACACTGGCAAAGATCTCAACCGTCTTCATCTCTCACATGCATGCGGACCATCACACA GGATTGTTGAGTTTGCTGTTTCAAAGAGAGAGAGCCTTG GCAACTCTTGGGAAAGCCTTCAGCCCCATCTATCTGATAGCCCCTGTCCAGATGATGACCTGGCTCAACCAGTACCATGACCACTGTGAGGAGATCCTCAGCCATGTCAA CATTGTCCCTAGCAAAGTCATGTGTGAGGGGGCTGAGGTGTCCAAGTTCAAAACCAAGGCATTCATCCAAGCGCTGCTGAAGAAATCTGATTTAGCAAAG TTCCAGACTTGTCCGGTGCGTCACTGTAAGAATGCCTTTGCCTGCAGCATCACTCATCAGTCTGGCTGGCAGCTGGTCTTCTCTGGGGACACAATGCCCTGCGATGCCCTCGCACATATGG GAAAGAATGCAACTTTACTTATTCATGAAGCCACATTGGAAGATGGATTGGAGGACGAGGCTGTGGAGAAGAGACATAG TACCACCTCCCAGGCCATCGGTATTGGCATGAAGATGAATGCTGAGTTCATCATGCTGAACCACTTCAGCCAGCGCTATGCCAAGATCCCCCTCTTCAGTGAGGACTTCAATGAAAGAGTGGGAATATCTTTTGACCACATGAGG
- the LOC115110735 gene encoding dual specificity mitogen-activated protein kinase kinase 4-like isoform X7 — protein MLLTSHNPPDLMLIDGKRKALKLNFANPPIKPTTRFTLNTAGPPFQNPHIFLCLPPISVARERLRTHSIESSGKLKTAGGDCDFTAEDLKDLGEIGRGAYGSVNKMVHKPSNQIMAVKRIRSTVDEKEQKQLLMDLDVVMRSSDCLYIVQFYGALFREGDCWICMELMSTSFDKFYKYVYCALDDVIPEEILGKITLATVKALNHLKEYLKIIHRDIKPSNILLDRNGNIKLCDFGISGQLVDSIAKTRDAGCRPYMAPERIDPSASRQGYDVRSDVWSLGITLYELATGRFPYPKWNSVFDQLTQVVKGEPPQLTNSEDRQFSPKFINFVNLCLTKDESKRPKYKELLKHAFILMYEERSVDVASYVCRILDQMPTSPSSPMYVD, from the exons ATGCTACTAACTTCCCATAACCCTCCTGACTTGATGCTGATCGATG GTAAACGCAAAGCACTGAAGTTAAATTTTGCCAATCCCCCGATCAAACCAACGACCAGATTCACTCTGAATACAGCAGGACCCCCATTCCAGAACCCCCACAT TTTCTTATGTCTCCCACCTATTTCTGTGGCCAGAGAGAGGCTGCGTACGCATAGTATCGAGTCGTCAGGGAAGTTGAAGACCGCCGGTGGCGATTGTGACTTCACGGCTGAGGACCTCAAGGACCTGGGGGAGATTGGGCGGGGTGCTTACGGCTCTGTCAACAAGATGGTGCACAAGCCCAGCAACCAGATAATGGCTGTCAAG AGGATTAGGTCAACGGTTGATGAGAAGGAACAGAAGCAGCTGCTAATGGACCTGGATGTGGTCATGAGGAgtagtgactgtctctacatagTTCAGTTTTACGGGGCTCTTTTCAGAGAG GGCGACTGTTGGATATGTATGGAACTTATGTCTACCTCCTTTGACAAATTCTACAAATATGTATATTGTGCTTTAGATGATGTGATTCCAGAGGAAATATTAGGCAAAATAACATTAGCT ACTGTGAAAGCACTTAACCACTTAAAAGAATACTTGAAAATAATTCACAGAG ACATCAAGCCATCCAACATCCTCCTGGACAGGAATGGCAACATTAAGCTTTGTGATTTTGGCATCAGTGGGCAGCTGGTGGACTCCATTGCCAAAACCAGAGATGCAGGGTGCAGACCATACATGGCA CCTGAGAGAATAGACCCAAGTGCCTCCAGACAAGGCTATGACGTCCGGTCAGACGTATGGAGTTTGGGGATAACACTG TACGAGCTGGCGACTGGGCGGTTTCCCTACCCAAAGTGGAACAGTGTGTTTGACCAGTTGACACAGGTGGTGAAGGGAGAACCTCCACAGCTTACCAACTCAGAAGACAGGCAGTTCTCCCCCAAATTCATCAACTTTGTCAATCTGTG CCTAACAAAGGATGAGTCAAAAAGGCCAAAGTACAAAGAGCTTCTG AAACATGCTTTCATTCTGATGTATGAGGAGCGCTCAGTGGATGTTGCCAGTTACGTCTGCAGAATCCTGGATCAGATGCCTACTTCTCCCAGCTCCCCCATGTACGTCGACTGA